From the genome of Bactrocera oleae isolate idBacOlea1 chromosome 2, idBacOlea1, whole genome shotgun sequence, one region includes:
- the LOC106618055 gene encoding PR domain zinc finger protein 5 isoform X1: MGFSVYCRTCAVPPRDLADGMIDIFANAKITTLLSIIKEWQLDIMQDDGLSQCICKKCELALIKINTFRLQALSAKKYLQTRLYSLETTAGGGEAIDDNENDLHTNYGGVEMHNRETLPRTLQSEYTSIQMCKKTINIFNSNEKVSEKEQSNHFKSSLDAVVEERGELSFESNIEPSRPHEFQVILIEEEEESTQWINEDENAGIISMGIIECEELNTGKKNSSAEAIETHPINWHSFTKPSKNKSTDFMPNKRKLRNRKQDQKGKYYEIKSNEFSKVSSLADNNTPGTQFHFVPKETTIKEIVPIYEKVSDKTLEDPAQISDSQTLLATISSGSFEQIRESSPCSADDLQSVLMNQLTLQMINANFNILEGDLQIDDFDTLLAAVDEQASLGSINNKDKYSSSLKNERNILKINMGCCKGIQAPNMGEKSLIQAASHSDKESKEFLREMNEIAIPSQTTTRDPESKFINHTSSGNSNKLVYKKKPLDNSIVNYEISSVKATSVAAGSSNKITTRSLRCRLCVYNVSDQPVFATKEMLDSHIAIVHDDKERPYNCPQCAARYRTRSGCVAHINAIHLKKGDKCELCDKTVVGGAGQMRMHIERNHTHGNYTCEICHMELRNISLYNFKYHKRWHNEDKLWRCELCGKAFVTRTHLIEHKVTHTRQGEFLCTRCGKRTRSKWELRTHLFAIHGEGEAPLKCNYCDEKFTQHVQKRAHLERYHPMELAKRIVSCSKCEKHFSTETNLQRHIKQQHNEVNADIEPSDVLTSSPPQYEGFMCAHCPRKYRSKYALIKHLRVHAVMADRPYSCPDCEMHFKHFSELDRHDLQHHATVRPYKCDKCVKAFATKTALKIHGQVHEVKGRNFRCPECNQRFKFEKSLSLHIISHKTMRHSCEICKKSYIRLTQLKTHKNRYHKKTSETEEE, translated from the exons ATGGGTTTCAGCGTGTACTGTCGCACCTGTGCTGTACCGCCTAGAGATTTAGCAGATGGAATGATCGACATTTTTGCTAACGCAAAAATTACTACACTTTTGAGTATTATAAAGGAATGGCAATTGGACATTATGCAGGACGATGGACTGTCGCAGTGTATATGTAAGAAGTGCGAATTGGCGCTAATTAAGATTAATACATTCAGATTGCAAGCGTTgagtgcaaaaaaatatttgcaaacgcGACTTTATTCATTAGAAACGACAGCCGGGGGTGGAGAAGCAATCGACGACAATGAAAATGACCTTCATACAAATTATGGTGGAGTGGAGATGCATAATAGGGAAACCTTACCGCGTACTTTGCAATCCGAGTACACATctatacaaatgtgcaaaaaaacgataaatatatttaattcaaatgagAAAGTGAGCGAGAAAGAACAATCAAACCATTTTAAATCAAGTTTAGATGCAGTCGTCGAAGAAAGGGGTGAGTTATCGTTTGAATCAAATATTGAGCCTAGCAGACCACACGAATTTCAGGTAATACTAATTGAAGAGGAGGAGGAGTCGACACAGTGGATAAACGAAGACGAAAACGCGGGAATTATTTCGATGGGAATTATTGAATGTGAAGAACTTAATACTGGCAAAAAAAATTCCTCAGCGGAAGCTATTGAAACACATCCTATAAATTGGCATAGTTTCACTAAACCgtcaaaaaataaatcaactGACTTCATGCccaataaaagaaaattgagaAACAGAAAACAAGACCAAAAGGGGAAATATTACGAAATAAAGTCGAACGAATTTTCTAAAGTTTCATCACTTGCTGATAATAACACACCAGGAACACAATTTCATTTCGTTCCTAAAGAGACAACAATAAAAGAAATCGTACCTATTTATGAAAAAGTAAGCGACAAGACTTTGGAAGATCCAGCACAAATAAGTGATAGTCAAACATTATTAGCCACAATAAGCAGCggatcatttgaacaaattagagagTCAAGTCCCTGCTCAGCCGACGATTTACAATCAGTACTTATGAATCAACTCACACTTCAGATGATCAACGCAAATTTTAACATCCTTGAAGGCGATTTACAAATTGACGACTTCGATACCTTGCTGGCTGCGGTTGATGAGCAAGCCTCGTTAGGCTCGATAAATAATAAGGACAAATATTCCAGTTCTCtgaaaaacgaaagaaatatattaaaaataaacatggGTTGTTGTAAAGGAATTCAGGCACCAAATATGGGAGAAAAGAGTTTAATACAGGCTGCTTCTCACAGTGATAAAGAAAGTAAAGAATTTTTAAGGGAAATGAATGAGATAGCTATCCcttcacaaacaacaacaagagatCCTGAATCTAAATTTATAAATCATACATCAAGTGGTAATTCGAATAAAttggtatataaaaaaaagccgTTAGACAATTCTATTGTTAATTATGAAATATCAAGTGTAAAAGCAACATCCGTCGCTGCTGGTAgttcaaataaaataactacAAGAAGTTTGCGCTGCCGCCTCTGTGTATACAATGTTTCGGACCAGCCTGTTTTCGCTACTAAAGAGATGCTGGATAGTCATATAGCTATAGTACACGATGATAAAGAACGGCCATATAATTGTCCTCAGTGCGCGGCACGGTACCGCACGCGAAGCGGATGTGTAGCACACATAAACGCTATACACCTTAAAAAGGGGGACAAATGTGAGTTGTGCGATAAAACTGTTGTAGGGGGCGCCGGACAGATGCGTATGCATATTGAACGCAATCACACCCACGGCAACTATACATGTGAGATCTGTCACATGGAGCTAAGGAATATATCACTTTACAATTTCAAATATCATAAAAGATGGCACAATGAAGATAAATTATGGAGATGCGAGCTATGCGGGAAAGCATTTGTCACACGCACACATCTAATAGAACACAAAGTGACGCACACGCGACAAGGCGAATTTCTCTGTACACGGTGCGGAAAAA ggACGCGCAGTAAATGGGAACTTCGTACACACCTCTTTGCCATTCATGGCGAAGGAGAAGCGCCATTAAAGTGCAACTATTGTGATGAAA AGTTCACTCAACATGTACAAAAACGTGCTCATCTTGAGCGATATCATCCCATGGAGTTGGCTAAGCGTATAGTTTCCTGTTCAAAATGTGAGAAGCATTTCTCTACGGAGACGAATCTTCAACGCCACattaaacaacaacataatGAGGTTAATGCCGATATCGAACCCTCCGATGTACTGACCTCTTCCCCACCACAATACGAAGGATTCATGTGCGCACATTGCCCTCGTAAGTATCGCTCTAAATACGCACTTATTAAACATCTTAGAGTGCATGCCGTGATGGCAGATCGACCATATTCATGTCCTGATTGTGAGATGCACTTTAAGCACTTCTCAGAATTAGATCGGCATGATTTGCAGCATCATGCTACAGTACGCCCTTACAAATGCGATAAGTGTGTCAAGGCATTTGCTACCAAAACTGCGCTTAAAATCCACGGACAAGTTCACGAAG TAAAGGGTAGAAACTTTCGATGTCCAGAATGTAATCAACgcttcaaatttgaaaaatctttaaGCCTGCACATTATTTCTCACAAAACAATGCGACACAGctgtgaaatttgtaaaaaatcatACATTCGATTAACACAATTAAAGA CCCACAAAAATCGTTACCACAAAAAAACGAGTGAGACAGAGGAAGAGTAA
- the LOC106618055 gene encoding PR domain zinc finger protein 5 isoform X3: MQSSKKGVILIEEEEESTQWINEDENAGIISMGIIECEELNTGKKNSSAEAIETHPINWHSFTKPSKNKSTDFMPNKRKLRNRKQDQKGKYYEIKSNEFSKVSSLADNNTPGTQFHFVPKETTIKEIVPIYEKVSDKTLEDPAQISDSQTLLATISSGSFEQIRESSPCSADDLQSVLMNQLTLQMINANFNILEGDLQIDDFDTLLAAVDEQASLGSINNKDKYSSSLKNERNILKINMGCCKGIQAPNMGEKSLIQAASHSDKESKEFLREMNEIAIPSQTTTRDPESKFINHTSSGNSNKLVYKKKPLDNSIVNYEISSVKATSVAAGSSNKITTRSLRCRLCVYNVSDQPVFATKEMLDSHIAIVHDDKERPYNCPQCAARYRTRSGCVAHINAIHLKKGDKCELCDKTVVGGAGQMRMHIERNHTHGNYTCEICHMELRNISLYNFKYHKRWHNEDKLWRCELCGKAFVTRTHLIEHKVTHTRQGEFLCTRCGKRTRSKWELRTHLFAIHGEGEAPLKCNYCDEKFTQHVQKRAHLERYHPMELAKRIVSCSKCEKHFSTETNLQRHIKQQHNEVNADIEPSDVLTSSPPQYEGFMCAHCPRKYRSKYALIKHLRVHAVMADRPYSCPDCEMHFKHFSELDRHDLQHHATVRPYKCDKCVKAFATKTALKIHGQVHEVKGRNFRCPECNQRFKFEKSLSLHIISHKTMRHSCEICKKSYIRLTQLKTHKNRYHKKTSETEEE; this comes from the exons ATGCAGTCGTCGAAGAAAGGG GTAATACTAATTGAAGAGGAGGAGGAGTCGACACAGTGGATAAACGAAGACGAAAACGCGGGAATTATTTCGATGGGAATTATTGAATGTGAAGAACTTAATACTGGCAAAAAAAATTCCTCAGCGGAAGCTATTGAAACACATCCTATAAATTGGCATAGTTTCACTAAACCgtcaaaaaataaatcaactGACTTCATGCccaataaaagaaaattgagaAACAGAAAACAAGACCAAAAGGGGAAATATTACGAAATAAAGTCGAACGAATTTTCTAAAGTTTCATCACTTGCTGATAATAACACACCAGGAACACAATTTCATTTCGTTCCTAAAGAGACAACAATAAAAGAAATCGTACCTATTTATGAAAAAGTAAGCGACAAGACTTTGGAAGATCCAGCACAAATAAGTGATAGTCAAACATTATTAGCCACAATAAGCAGCggatcatttgaacaaattagagagTCAAGTCCCTGCTCAGCCGACGATTTACAATCAGTACTTATGAATCAACTCACACTTCAGATGATCAACGCAAATTTTAACATCCTTGAAGGCGATTTACAAATTGACGACTTCGATACCTTGCTGGCTGCGGTTGATGAGCAAGCCTCGTTAGGCTCGATAAATAATAAGGACAAATATTCCAGTTCTCtgaaaaacgaaagaaatatattaaaaataaacatggGTTGTTGTAAAGGAATTCAGGCACCAAATATGGGAGAAAAGAGTTTAATACAGGCTGCTTCTCACAGTGATAAAGAAAGTAAAGAATTTTTAAGGGAAATGAATGAGATAGCTATCCcttcacaaacaacaacaagagatCCTGAATCTAAATTTATAAATCATACATCAAGTGGTAATTCGAATAAAttggtatataaaaaaaagccgTTAGACAATTCTATTGTTAATTATGAAATATCAAGTGTAAAAGCAACATCCGTCGCTGCTGGTAgttcaaataaaataactacAAGAAGTTTGCGCTGCCGCCTCTGTGTATACAATGTTTCGGACCAGCCTGTTTTCGCTACTAAAGAGATGCTGGATAGTCATATAGCTATAGTACACGATGATAAAGAACGGCCATATAATTGTCCTCAGTGCGCGGCACGGTACCGCACGCGAAGCGGATGTGTAGCACACATAAACGCTATACACCTTAAAAAGGGGGACAAATGTGAGTTGTGCGATAAAACTGTTGTAGGGGGCGCCGGACAGATGCGTATGCATATTGAACGCAATCACACCCACGGCAACTATACATGTGAGATCTGTCACATGGAGCTAAGGAATATATCACTTTACAATTTCAAATATCATAAAAGATGGCACAATGAAGATAAATTATGGAGATGCGAGCTATGCGGGAAAGCATTTGTCACACGCACACATCTAATAGAACACAAAGTGACGCACACGCGACAAGGCGAATTTCTCTGTACACGGTGCGGAAAAA ggACGCGCAGTAAATGGGAACTTCGTACACACCTCTTTGCCATTCATGGCGAAGGAGAAGCGCCATTAAAGTGCAACTATTGTGATGAAA AGTTCACTCAACATGTACAAAAACGTGCTCATCTTGAGCGATATCATCCCATGGAGTTGGCTAAGCGTATAGTTTCCTGTTCAAAATGTGAGAAGCATTTCTCTACGGAGACGAATCTTCAACGCCACattaaacaacaacataatGAGGTTAATGCCGATATCGAACCCTCCGATGTACTGACCTCTTCCCCACCACAATACGAAGGATTCATGTGCGCACATTGCCCTCGTAAGTATCGCTCTAAATACGCACTTATTAAACATCTTAGAGTGCATGCCGTGATGGCAGATCGACCATATTCATGTCCTGATTGTGAGATGCACTTTAAGCACTTCTCAGAATTAGATCGGCATGATTTGCAGCATCATGCTACAGTACGCCCTTACAAATGCGATAAGTGTGTCAAGGCATTTGCTACCAAAACTGCGCTTAAAATCCACGGACAAGTTCACGAAG TAAAGGGTAGAAACTTTCGATGTCCAGAATGTAATCAACgcttcaaatttgaaaaatctttaaGCCTGCACATTATTTCTCACAAAACAATGCGACACAGctgtgaaatttgtaaaaaatcatACATTCGATTAACACAATTAAAGA CCCACAAAAATCGTTACCACAAAAAAACGAGTGAGACAGAGGAAGAGTAA
- the LOC106618055 gene encoding uncharacterized protein isoform X2, which translates to MGFSVYCRTCAVPPRDLADGMIDIFANAKITTLLSIIKEWQLDIMQDDGLSQCICKKCELALIKINTFRLQALSAKKYLQTRLYSLETTAGGGEAIDDNENDLHTNYGGVEMHNRETLPRTLQSEYTSIQMCKKTINIFNSNEKVSEKEQSNHFKSSLDAVVEERGELSFESNIEPSRPHEFQVILIEEEEESTQWINEDENAGIISMGIIECEELNTGKKNSSAEAIETHPINWHSFTKPSKNKSTDFMPNKRKLRNRKQDQKGKYYEIKSNEFSKVSSLADNNTPGTQFHFVPKETTIKEIVPIYEKVSDKTLEDPAQISDSQTLLATISSGSFEQIRESSPCSADDLQSVLMNQLTLQMINANFNILEGDLQIDDFDTLLAAVDEQASLGSINNKDKYSSSLKNERNILKINMGCCKGIQAPNMGEKSLIQAASHSDKESKEFLREMNEIAIPSQTTTRDPESKFINHTSSGNSNKLVYKKKPLDNSIVNYEISSVKATSVAAGSSNKITTRSLRCRLCVYNVSDQPVFATKEMLDSHIAIVHDDKERPYNCPQCAARYRTRSGCVAHINAIHLKKGDKCELCDKTVVGGAGQMRMHIERNHTHGNYTCEICHMELRNISLYNFKYHKRWHNEDKLWRCELCGKAFVTRTHLIEHKVTHTRQGEFLCTRCGKRTRSKWELRTHLFAIHGEGEAPLKCNYCDEKFTQHVQKRAHLERYHPMELAKRIVSCSKCEKHFSTETNLQRHIKQQHNEVNADIEPSDVLTSSPPQYEGFMCAHCPRKYRSKYALIKHLRVHAVMADRPYSCPDCEMHFKHFSELDRHDLQHHATVRPYKCDKCVKAFATKTALKIHGQVHEVCYTLLFVLFCTTSKG; encoded by the exons ATGGGTTTCAGCGTGTACTGTCGCACCTGTGCTGTACCGCCTAGAGATTTAGCAGATGGAATGATCGACATTTTTGCTAACGCAAAAATTACTACACTTTTGAGTATTATAAAGGAATGGCAATTGGACATTATGCAGGACGATGGACTGTCGCAGTGTATATGTAAGAAGTGCGAATTGGCGCTAATTAAGATTAATACATTCAGATTGCAAGCGTTgagtgcaaaaaaatatttgcaaacgcGACTTTATTCATTAGAAACGACAGCCGGGGGTGGAGAAGCAATCGACGACAATGAAAATGACCTTCATACAAATTATGGTGGAGTGGAGATGCATAATAGGGAAACCTTACCGCGTACTTTGCAATCCGAGTACACATctatacaaatgtgcaaaaaaacgataaatatatttaattcaaatgagAAAGTGAGCGAGAAAGAACAATCAAACCATTTTAAATCAAGTTTAGATGCAGTCGTCGAAGAAAGGGGTGAGTTATCGTTTGAATCAAATATTGAGCCTAGCAGACCACACGAATTTCAGGTAATACTAATTGAAGAGGAGGAGGAGTCGACACAGTGGATAAACGAAGACGAAAACGCGGGAATTATTTCGATGGGAATTATTGAATGTGAAGAACTTAATACTGGCAAAAAAAATTCCTCAGCGGAAGCTATTGAAACACATCCTATAAATTGGCATAGTTTCACTAAACCgtcaaaaaataaatcaactGACTTCATGCccaataaaagaaaattgagaAACAGAAAACAAGACCAAAAGGGGAAATATTACGAAATAAAGTCGAACGAATTTTCTAAAGTTTCATCACTTGCTGATAATAACACACCAGGAACACAATTTCATTTCGTTCCTAAAGAGACAACAATAAAAGAAATCGTACCTATTTATGAAAAAGTAAGCGACAAGACTTTGGAAGATCCAGCACAAATAAGTGATAGTCAAACATTATTAGCCACAATAAGCAGCggatcatttgaacaaattagagagTCAAGTCCCTGCTCAGCCGACGATTTACAATCAGTACTTATGAATCAACTCACACTTCAGATGATCAACGCAAATTTTAACATCCTTGAAGGCGATTTACAAATTGACGACTTCGATACCTTGCTGGCTGCGGTTGATGAGCAAGCCTCGTTAGGCTCGATAAATAATAAGGACAAATATTCCAGTTCTCtgaaaaacgaaagaaatatattaaaaataaacatggGTTGTTGTAAAGGAATTCAGGCACCAAATATGGGAGAAAAGAGTTTAATACAGGCTGCTTCTCACAGTGATAAAGAAAGTAAAGAATTTTTAAGGGAAATGAATGAGATAGCTATCCcttcacaaacaacaacaagagatCCTGAATCTAAATTTATAAATCATACATCAAGTGGTAATTCGAATAAAttggtatataaaaaaaagccgTTAGACAATTCTATTGTTAATTATGAAATATCAAGTGTAAAAGCAACATCCGTCGCTGCTGGTAgttcaaataaaataactacAAGAAGTTTGCGCTGCCGCCTCTGTGTATACAATGTTTCGGACCAGCCTGTTTTCGCTACTAAAGAGATGCTGGATAGTCATATAGCTATAGTACACGATGATAAAGAACGGCCATATAATTGTCCTCAGTGCGCGGCACGGTACCGCACGCGAAGCGGATGTGTAGCACACATAAACGCTATACACCTTAAAAAGGGGGACAAATGTGAGTTGTGCGATAAAACTGTTGTAGGGGGCGCCGGACAGATGCGTATGCATATTGAACGCAATCACACCCACGGCAACTATACATGTGAGATCTGTCACATGGAGCTAAGGAATATATCACTTTACAATTTCAAATATCATAAAAGATGGCACAATGAAGATAAATTATGGAGATGCGAGCTATGCGGGAAAGCATTTGTCACACGCACACATCTAATAGAACACAAAGTGACGCACACGCGACAAGGCGAATTTCTCTGTACACGGTGCGGAAAAA ggACGCGCAGTAAATGGGAACTTCGTACACACCTCTTTGCCATTCATGGCGAAGGAGAAGCGCCATTAAAGTGCAACTATTGTGATGAAA AGTTCACTCAACATGTACAAAAACGTGCTCATCTTGAGCGATATCATCCCATGGAGTTGGCTAAGCGTATAGTTTCCTGTTCAAAATGTGAGAAGCATTTCTCTACGGAGACGAATCTTCAACGCCACattaaacaacaacataatGAGGTTAATGCCGATATCGAACCCTCCGATGTACTGACCTCTTCCCCACCACAATACGAAGGATTCATGTGCGCACATTGCCCTCGTAAGTATCGCTCTAAATACGCACTTATTAAACATCTTAGAGTGCATGCCGTGATGGCAGATCGACCATATTCATGTCCTGATTGTGAGATGCACTTTAAGCACTTCTCAGAATTAGATCGGCATGATTTGCAGCATCATGCTACAGTACGCCCTTACAAATGCGATAAGTGTGTCAAGGCATTTGCTACCAAAACTGCGCTTAAAATCCACGGACAAGTTCACGAAG TCTGTTACACGCTATTGTTTGTACTATTTTGCACTACTAGTAAAGGGTAG